The Chryseobacterium sp. 52 genome includes a region encoding these proteins:
- a CDS encoding P-loop ATPase, Sll1717 family: MNNFDKIKDDIIDFSKTLIDFEKIFIVRNIYSRFAIYAIESKTGNNEINFPEELNKQIDTIQLINEDEDNFIYQDLIKSSVLINKNIYFSERHIENTNWFIQETYKLNVPVTSFYSFKGGVGRTTATILTALLLARQGKKVMIVDFDLEAPGLASIFANQSDDSQSLLSVKGFVDFLIDFESNKRDLTKINLDDYYFKKNEQALVGTQGGELIIIPATSTDSSSSSSYINKLSKTNIKFTNSKNYTPDLFLKKMEEKLNPDHILIDTRTGINDVGGLVFNRYAQTIFLLFYGNQQNMFGLESILPELTKLKEKDIKFYLINSPVPLDENVAKEERGFYVERSYEIFSKNYYNNSYFPSQFDETAEHYPIDIPYNSQALILNSNDKLSSLIEGTNNPYQQIVDIINNTNINNIESENPPTITSDNKTILESITKIASGTSENEFKEEEDLRRLFYPRKDYKYIFEKDKFLILGEKGVGKTALFSVLSHKKYANELAQYCGVNTTEIQNTDWIIGFEKGNADFPDKTNFESLKDFDSSHYRNYWIILLIGQLTPDVLSEQELVTRIKNCEIINLKSIAIEENIGEQLISILDQVNKKLLSTNKTYIIVYDYLDAGLPDQAGLRGKLVSALVSFYYDYINRFSNLKAKIFLRSDIFEREVSGLTDKVKILNYSQKIEWQYDQLLNVVWKRIYEQNKTSDLFKEFEIEQNEILGSVPNLRNEEEHKKILDKIFGKNMGGNNKAYPYNWVRIHIEDTNNKIHPRTLIKLFEQSAKLELGETEIPKDRIIRSKNIETALEKSVSASQVDELKEEYPELENVFLNLYNNVSDGRAPINEKDLIEALTKLQEEPITIIEKLKNIGVLKDYKAYKKTKTENEEKRYHIPDLYLYGLKFTRKGTR, encoded by the coding sequence ATGAACAATTTTGATAAAATAAAAGATGATATAATAGATTTTTCAAAGACATTAATAGATTTTGAAAAGATTTTTATCGTCCGTAATATATACTCTCGTTTTGCAATTTATGCGATTGAAAGTAAAACTGGTAATAATGAAATTAATTTCCCAGAGGAATTAAATAAACAAATTGATACTATTCAACTTATTAATGAAGATGAAGATAACTTCATTTATCAGGATTTGATAAAGTCGAGTGTCTTAATAAATAAAAATATATATTTTTCTGAAAGGCATATTGAGAATACTAACTGGTTTATTCAAGAAACTTATAAATTAAATGTGCCTGTAACCTCATTTTACTCTTTTAAGGGAGGTGTTGGTAGAACTACAGCAACTATATTAACTGCTCTTTTATTAGCTAGGCAAGGGAAAAAGGTTATGATTGTTGATTTTGATCTAGAAGCACCCGGTTTAGCATCAATATTTGCGAATCAAAGTGATGATTCCCAATCCTTACTTTCAGTTAAAGGATTCGTTGATTTCTTAATTGATTTTGAATCAAATAAAAGAGACTTAACAAAAATTAATCTTGATGATTATTATTTTAAAAAAAATGAACAAGCATTAGTTGGAACACAAGGAGGAGAGTTAATAATTATTCCTGCCACTTCAACAGATAGTAGCAGTTCGAGTTCTTACATTAATAAACTATCAAAAACAAATATTAAGTTTACTAATTCAAAAAATTACACTCCAGATTTATTTCTAAAAAAAATGGAAGAAAAATTAAATCCAGATCATATTTTGATTGATACAAGAACTGGTATTAATGATGTTGGAGGTTTAGTATTTAACAGATATGCACAAACAATTTTTCTTTTGTTTTATGGTAATCAACAAAATATGTTCGGTTTAGAAAGTATATTACCTGAATTAACAAAATTAAAAGAAAAAGATATAAAATTCTATTTAATAAATTCTCCCGTTCCATTAGATGAAAATGTAGCTAAAGAGGAACGTGGTTTTTATGTTGAAAGAAGCTATGAGATATTTTCTAAGAATTATTATAATAACAGTTATTTTCCATCTCAATTTGATGAAACTGCAGAACATTATCCAATTGATATCCCATATAATTCACAAGCATTAATATTAAATAGTAATGATAAGCTTTCGTCACTTATTGAAGGAACAAACAATCCATATCAACAAATTGTAGATATTATTAATAATACAAATATAAATAATATTGAAAGTGAAAATCCTCCAACTATAACAAGTGATAATAAAACTATATTAGAAAGTATTACTAAAATAGCATCCGGAACATCTGAAAATGAATTTAAAGAAGAGGAAGATCTAAGGAGATTATTTTATCCTCGAAAAGATTACAAGTATATTTTTGAAAAAGATAAATTTTTAATTCTTGGAGAAAAGGGTGTAGGTAAAACTGCTTTGTTTTCGGTGCTATCTCATAAGAAATATGCTAATGAATTGGCTCAATATTGTGGTGTAAATACAACGGAAATTCAAAATACAGATTGGATAATAGGTTTTGAAAAAGGAAATGCCGATTTTCCTGACAAAACAAATTTTGAATCGTTAAAAGATTTTGATTCCTCACATTACAGAAATTATTGGATTATTTTGTTGATTGGTCAATTAACACCTGATGTTCTATCTGAGCAAGAACTTGTTACCAGAATTAAAAATTGTGAAATTATTAATCTTAAATCTATTGCAATAGAAGAAAATATAGGAGAACAATTAATTAGTATTTTAGACCAAGTAAATAAAAAGCTATTATCCACTAATAAAACTTACATTATTGTATATGATTATTTAGATGCTGGTTTACCAGATCAAGCTGGACTAAGGGGTAAGCTAGTAAGTGCTTTAGTAAGTTTTTATTATGACTATATTAATAGGTTTAGTAATCTAAAAGCGAAGATATTTTTACGCAGTGATATTTTTGAAAGAGAAGTGTCAGGGCTAACAGACAAGGTTAAAATATTGAATTATTCTCAGAAAATAGAATGGCAATATGATCAGCTTCTTAATGTAGTTTGGAAAAGAATTTATGAACAAAATAAAACATCGGATTTATTTAAAGAATTTGAAATCGAACAAAATGAAATCTTAGGAAGCGTACCCAATTTAAGAAATGAAGAAGAACACAAAAAAATACTAGATAAAATTTTCGGCAAAAATATGGGTGGTAATAATAAAGCTTATCCATATAATTGGGTCAGAATACATATTGAAGATACTAATAATAAAATACATCCACGTACTTTAATAAAATTATTTGAACAAAGTGCTAAATTAGAACTAGGTGAAACTGAAATTCCAAAAGATAGAATAATCCGCTCTAAAAACATTGAAACAGCTCTTGAAAAATCAGTTTCGGCATCTCAAGTTGATGAATTAAAGGAAGAGTACCCTGAATTAGAGAATGTTTTTTTAAATTTATACAACAATGTTTCTGATGGTCGAGCTCCAATTAATGAAAAAGATTTAATTGAAGCATTAACAAAATTGCAAGAAGAACCTATTACTATTATTGAGAAATTAAAGAATATTGGTGTACTAAAAGATTACAAAGCCTATAAAAAAACAAAAACTGAAAATGAAGAAAAAAGATACCATATTCCAGATTTGTATTTATATGGTTTAAAATTTACGCGAAAGGGAACAAGATAG
- a CDS encoding DNA polymerase beta superfamily protein: protein MTPKILEKIKEIETERNVEVLLAVESGSRAWGFASPDSDYDIRFIYRHEKDWYLSPWDKDETIEFMTEDDLDGSGWDLRKTFHLLLKSNAALLSWFYSPIVYKKNEKFTDLFTPLADACFSPIAVSYHYLSMSKKYLEACRSDEVKLKSFFYCLRTALTGKWIIEKGTVPPVLFSELLVLVDDCTRTKIENLVALKATKGESYYHPNDWQLFGFLEKTVLENEERSKNLAAGKTDKSEMERVFVEIFGN, encoded by the coding sequence ATGACCCCAAAAATATTAGAAAAAATAAAAGAAATAGAGACTGAACGTAATGTAGAAGTCCTTTTAGCCGTAGAATCCGGAAGCAGAGCCTGGGGTTTTGCTTCTCCGGACAGTGATTATGATATCCGTTTTATCTACCGTCATGAAAAAGATTGGTATCTTTCTCCGTGGGATAAAGACGAGACGATAGAATTTATGACCGAGGACGATCTGGATGGTTCCGGATGGGATCTACGGAAAACTTTTCATCTATTGCTAAAATCAAATGCGGCTTTATTGAGCTGGTTTTATTCGCCTATCGTTTATAAGAAGAACGAGAAGTTTACAGACCTTTTCACTCCTTTGGCAGATGCCTGTTTTTCGCCTATAGCCGTATCTTATCACTATTTAAGTATGAGCAAAAAATACCTGGAAGCCTGCAGAAGTGATGAAGTAAAACTGAAAAGTTTTTTTTACTGCCTGAGAACCGCATTAACAGGAAAATGGATCATAGAAAAAGGAACAGTTCCTCCGGTTTTATTCAGTGAATTATTAGTTTTAGTTGATGATTGTACAAGAACCAAAATAGAAAATCTTGTGGCCTTAAAAGCGACAAAGGGAGAATCTTATTACCATCCGAATGACTGGCAACTTTTTGGATTTTTAGAGAAAACTGTTTTGGAGAATGAAGAGAGGTCGAAAAACCTTGCAGCAGGAAAAACGGATAAAAGTGAAATGGAAAGAGTTTTTGTAGAGATATTTGGAAATTAA
- the cobT gene encoding nicotinate-nucleotide--dimethylbenzimidazole phosphoribosyltransferase: protein MLADELQHKIDFKTKPLGALGHLEYLAHQIGMVQNTVSPELSNPHMVVFAADHGIAASGVSAYPQEVTYQMVMNFLGGGAAINVFCRQHNIAIKIVDAGVNFDFPAGLELMDKKVRKSSRNILEEPAMTSEEYRQALENGKSVVSEIAKTGCNIMGFGEMGIGNTSASSLMMSRLFDLPIVSCIGRGTGLNDTQLLHKIRILSEAIEKYPHIETADEIAETFGGLEIVQMMGAMKEAYDQNMLIMVDGFIASIAVAAVWKKDPQILNNCIFCHVSDENAHQTLLELLGQKALLNLNLRLGEGTGCALAYPLIQSAVNFLNEMSSFEDAHVSNKE, encoded by the coding sequence ATGCTGGCAGACGAATTACAACACAAAATTGATTTCAAAACAAAACCTTTAGGAGCGTTGGGACATCTGGAGTATCTCGCTCATCAAATAGGAATGGTTCAAAATACAGTTTCACCCGAACTTTCAAATCCTCATATGGTCGTTTTTGCTGCCGATCATGGAATTGCTGCTTCTGGAGTAAGTGCCTATCCGCAGGAAGTAACCTACCAGATGGTCATGAATTTTTTGGGTGGCGGAGCTGCTATCAATGTTTTTTGCAGACAGCATAATATCGCCATTAAAATAGTTGATGCCGGAGTCAATTTCGATTTTCCTGCCGGTTTGGAACTGATGGATAAAAAGGTTAGAAAATCCAGCCGTAATATTCTGGAAGAGCCTGCCATGACTTCAGAGGAATACCGGCAAGCTTTGGAAAACGGAAAATCTGTAGTGTCAGAAATTGCGAAAACAGGTTGTAATATTATGGGTTTCGGAGAAATGGGAATTGGAAATACCTCTGCTTCTTCACTCATGATGAGCCGGCTGTTTGATCTGCCAATTGTCAGTTGTATTGGCCGTGGCACTGGTTTGAATGATACCCAGCTGCTGCATAAAATCAGGATTTTATCAGAAGCGATTGAAAAATACCCCCATATTGAAACGGCAGATGAAATTGCAGAGACTTTTGGCGGACTGGAAATTGTGCAGATGATGGGAGCAATGAAGGAAGCCTATGATCAGAACATGCTGATTATGGTTGACGGATTTATTGCAAGCATAGCTGTAGCGGCTGTATGGAAGAAAGATCCACAGATACTGAACAACTGTATTTTCTGTCATGTGAGTGATGAAAATGCCCATCAGACCCTTCTTGAACTTTTAGGACAGAAAGCTTTACTGAATTTAAACCTCCGTTTGGGAGAAGGAACAGGCTGTGCACTGGCTTATCCGCTTATTCAAAGTGCGGTTAATTTTCTGAATGAAATGTCAAGTTTTGAAGACGCTCATGTTTCAAATAAAGAATAA
- a CDS encoding adenosylcobinamide-GDP ribazoletransferase has protein sequence MKAIKNELIYFATALMFFTRIPVPFTVPYSSEIMNRSQKYFAWVGLLVGVVNAVVLYFSYQLFNLDIAIVLMMISSVLLTGAFHEDGFTDVCDSFGGGYGKEKILTIMKDSRVGAYGAVGMILLFALKFFSIQALGNISLFKTLGIIILAHTASRFISGTMIYTHRYVTDIDVSKSKPLANKPLEGGALLVSFISVVVSFLLIPDWRLIFAFALAYLGKICMGWYFRKHIGGYTGDCLGSVQQVSEVLFYLGTMIVWKFI, from the coding sequence ATGAAAGCAATAAAAAACGAACTCATCTATTTTGCGACGGCCTTGATGTTTTTTACAAGAATTCCGGTTCCTTTTACCGTTCCGTATTCAAGTGAAATTATGAACCGGTCACAAAAATACTTTGCTTGGGTCGGGTTGTTGGTAGGTGTTGTGAATGCAGTTGTCCTGTATTTTTCCTATCAGCTTTTTAATCTGGATATTGCCATTGTTCTGATGATGATTTCCAGTGTTCTGCTTACCGGAGCATTCCATGAAGACGGTTTTACAGATGTCTGTGACAGTTTCGGGGGCGGATATGGGAAAGAGAAGATTCTTACCATTATGAAAGACAGCAGGGTAGGTGCTTATGGAGCGGTCGGAATGATATTATTGTTTGCTTTAAAATTTTTCAGCATTCAGGCTTTGGGAAATATAAGTCTGTTCAAGACATTAGGAATCATTATTCTTGCGCATACAGCAAGCCGTTTTATTTCTGGAACTATGATCTACACCCACCGGTATGTAACGGATATTGACGTCAGCAAGTCGAAGCCTCTGGCTAATAAACCATTGGAGGGGGGCGCATTACTTGTAAGTTTTATCAGTGTCGTAGTCTCTTTTCTTTTGATTCCGGACTGGCGGCTGATCTTTGCCTTTGCACTGGCCTACTTGGGAAAAATTTGTATGGGCTGGTATTTCAGGAAACATATCGGAGGTTATACAGGAGATTGCCTGGGGTCTGTACAGCAGGTAAGTGAAGTTTTGTTTTATTTAGGAACAATGATCGTATGGAAATTCATCTGA
- the cobC gene encoding alpha-ribazole phosphatase family protein, producing the protein MEIHLIRHTAVENPENLCYGFSDIPLRNDFAEDCKAVHLDENYDRVISSPSKRCILLAEHFKLNYKTDERLREMNFGNWELKKWAEIPEEEINPWYKDFINIKASGGENLTEMQTRILSFWNELCISESPDKVLLITHAGVIRLIIQSILEFPLENIFKIQIDYGKKVIIHVKEGFFSVTTWNV; encoded by the coding sequence ATGGAAATTCATCTGATTCGTCATACAGCAGTAGAAAATCCGGAAAATCTGTGCTATGGTTTTTCTGATATTCCTTTACGAAACGATTTTGCTGAAGATTGTAAGGCCGTACATCTTGATGAAAACTATGATCGGGTAATTTCAAGTCCGTCAAAGCGATGTATTCTTTTAGCAGAACATTTTAAATTAAATTATAAGACCGATGAAAGACTTCGGGAAATGAATTTTGGCAACTGGGAACTGAAAAAATGGGCCGAAATCCCTGAAGAAGAGATTAATCCGTGGTATAAGGATTTTATCAATATAAAAGCTTCCGGTGGAGAAAATCTTACAGAGATGCAGACTCGTATACTAAGTTTCTGGAATGAGCTCTGTATTTCAGAAAGTCCCGATAAAGTCCTGCTCATTACGCATGCCGGAGTAATCCGTCTGATTATACAGTCAATTTTGGAATTTCCTTTGGAGAATATATTTAAAATACAGATTGATTATGGAAAGAAAGTGATCATCCACGTAAAGGAAGGCTTTTTTTCTGTTACTACATGGAATGTATAA
- a CDS encoding helix-turn-helix transcriptional regulator, with protein MSSNKNALIRYKTLDKCLKNKYRKYTLEDLIDACSDALFEFEGKESYVSRRTVQLDLQNMRSEKFGYEAPIEVYERKYYRYSDSEYSIHNISVNESDLKAMNNAVQILKQFKDFSMFKDMNGVIQKLEDSIHSTGQKSIIHLDKNEQLKGLEHIDILYEGILNKKVLTIIYRSFSARESSSFVVHPQLLKEFNNRWFLICQHKGVMYNLALDRMESINPEENIPYIDKDLDGDEYFKDIVGVTVSATMAPRNVIFFVDAPNAPYIKTKPLHKSQEIISETEEGTLFKICVQINFELERLLLGFGDSLIVHKPKKLRLKLQDKFKAGYRNYENLVIPDES; from the coding sequence ATGTCATCCAATAAAAACGCCCTGATCCGCTACAAAACATTAGACAAATGTCTGAAGAACAAATACCGCAAGTATACACTGGAAGATCTTATTGATGCGTGTTCTGATGCCCTGTTTGAATTTGAAGGAAAAGAATCTTATGTAAGCAGACGTACTGTTCAGCTTGATCTGCAGAATATGCGAAGTGAGAAATTCGGATATGAAGCTCCCATTGAAGTCTATGAAAGAAAATATTACCGTTACAGCGATTCCGAGTACAGTATTCATAATATTTCGGTGAACGAAAGCGATCTGAAAGCTATGAATAATGCTGTTCAGATCTTGAAACAGTTTAAAGATTTCTCGATGTTCAAGGATATGAACGGGGTTATTCAGAAACTGGAAGATTCTATTCACTCTACCGGACAGAAGTCAATTATTCATCTGGATAAAAATGAACAGCTGAAAGGCCTTGAGCATATTGACATCCTGTATGAAGGTATCCTAAATAAGAAGGTTCTTACTATTATTTACCGAAGTTTTAGTGCCAGGGAATCCAGCAGTTTTGTTGTTCATCCCCAACTCTTAAAGGAATTTAATAACCGTTGGTTCCTGATCTGTCAGCATAAAGGTGTCATGTATAATCTGGCTCTGGACCGAATGGAAAGTATTAATCCGGAGGAAAACATCCCCTATATTGATAAAGATTTAGACGGTGATGAGTATTTTAAAGACATCGTAGGCGTTACAGTTTCAGCGACTATGGCTCCAAGGAATGTTATTTTCTTTGTGGATGCTCCAAATGCGCCTTATATAAAAACAAAACCGCTCCATAAAAGCCAGGAAATTATAAGCGAAACTGAAGAAGGTACTTTATTTAAGATCTGCGTACAAATCAATTTTGAACTGGAAAGACTACTTCTGGGATTTGGAGACTCTCTGATTGTTCATAAACCTAAAAAACTGAGACTTAAGCTACAGGATAAATTTAAGGCGGGGTACAGAAACTACGAAAATTTAGTAATTCCAGATGAAAGTTGA
- a CDS encoding HopJ type III effector protein: protein MLLEQLKNNPESIQFKDVITYIDEQYDFTPTEFKNGNTVNEAGQNNGSCKVFSFAKLQELSKEQVLPLFGEFYREDVLKNPEGTDHQNIRNFMEYGWDGVSFEGEALKKK, encoded by the coding sequence ATGTTATTAGAACAATTAAAAAACAATCCTGAAAGCATTCAGTTCAAAGACGTAATTACCTATATTGATGAACAGTATGATTTTACCCCTACTGAATTTAAAAACGGAAATACAGTGAATGAAGCCGGACAGAACAACGGTTCGTGCAAAGTTTTCAGTTTTGCAAAGCTTCAGGAATTATCAAAAGAACAGGTACTTCCTCTTTTTGGAGAATTCTACAGAGAAGATGTATTAAAAAATCCTGAAGGAACGGACCACCAGAATATCAGAAACTTTATGGAGTACGGATGGGACGGGGTCTCTTTTGAAGGAGAAGCTTTGAAGAAAAAATAA
- a CDS encoding RtcB family protein, with amino-acid sequence MEFNGNHLIELGYRPAKWFKDAIIHINENNLDEAQITEYLEQFKQPDIIPLHETAKDFIINIRAENEAEMDNVEKVINTMKVLMKTPTLTAGALMPDACPTGPEGLIPVGGVVVAKNAIHPGFHSADICCSVMLTDFGDADPKEVLDAAHSVTHFGYGGRPRGEQMPVSQELIDAFRKNYFLNDDRLISIARDHMGTQGDGNHFLFVGTSKNTGNTMLVTHHGSRAPGAALYDKGMKVANRFRQDLSPETLRENAWIPFDTEEGQAYWEALQLIRTWTKENHTNIHDAVLNKLGTEKQDRYWNEHNFVFKDGDLFYHAKGATPLDDKFMPDITGPRLIPLNMSEPVLIVQGKTNERNLGFAPHGAGRNFSRSQHKRSLAHKTVEEIFDEETKGLDIRFFSNEIDISELPTAYKSAKNVRAQIEEYGLCEVLDEVMPYGCIMAGDVGKNAPWKKKKKNKQA; translated from the coding sequence ATGGAATTTAATGGAAATCACTTAATTGAATTAGGATATAGACCAGCCAAATGGTTTAAAGATGCCATCATTCATATCAACGAAAATAATCTGGATGAAGCTCAGATCACAGAATATCTGGAGCAGTTCAAACAGCCTGATATTATTCCGCTTCACGAAACAGCGAAAGATTTCATCATCAATATCAGAGCAGAGAATGAAGCTGAAATGGATAACGTAGAAAAAGTAATCAATACGATGAAAGTCCTGATGAAAACACCTACACTGACTGCCGGTGCACTGATGCCGGATGCCTGTCCTACAGGTCCTGAAGGATTGATTCCGGTAGGTGGAGTTGTTGTGGCTAAAAATGCAATTCATCCGGGATTTCATAGCGCAGATATCTGTTGTTCTGTTATGCTGACGGATTTTGGAGATGCTGATCCTAAAGAAGTATTGGATGCAGCTCATTCAGTAACCCATTTCGGATATGGAGGAAGACCGAGAGGTGAACAGATGCCGGTATCTCAGGAATTAATAGATGCATTCAGAAAAAACTATTTCTTAAATGATGATAGGTTGATCAGCATTGCCCGTGATCATATGGGAACGCAGGGAGACGGAAACCACTTCCTGTTCGTGGGAACTTCTAAAAATACTGGAAATACCATGCTGGTTACCCATCACGGGTCAAGAGCTCCGGGAGCAGCCCTTTACGATAAAGGAATGAAGGTAGCCAACCGTTTCAGACAGGATCTTTCCCCTGAAACCTTAAGAGAAAATGCATGGATCCCTTTTGATACAGAAGAAGGACAGGCATATTGGGAAGCCCTTCAATTGATCAGAACATGGACAAAGGAAAATCATACGAATATTCATGATGCCGTTTTAAATAAACTGGGAACAGAGAAGCAGGATAGATATTGGAACGAACATAACTTCGTTTTCAAGGATGGAGATCTGTTTTACCATGCCAAAGGAGCCACTCCGTTAGATGATAAATTTATGCCGGATATCACCGGGCCTAGATTGATTCCACTGAATATGTCAGAACCTGTTTTGATTGTTCAGGGAAAAACCAACGAGAGAAATCTTGGATTTGCCCCGCACGGAGCCGGAAGAAATTTCAGCAGAAGTCAGCATAAAAGATCATTGGCCCATAAAACGGTGGAAGAAATCTTCGATGAAGAAACGAAAGGACTGGATATCCGTTTTTTCTCTAATGAAATTGATATTTCCGAGCTTCCAACTGCTTATAAAAGTGCTAAAAACGTAAGAGCACAGATTGAAGAATACGGACTTTGCGAAGTTCTGGATGAAGTGATGCCTTACGGATGTATCATGGCAGGGGATGTAGGTAAAAATGCACCCTGGAAAAAAAAGAAAAAGAATAAACAAGCATAG
- a CDS encoding DUF1501 domain-containing protein — translation MLIKRREFLKISSLATASLVMPNFLKAMTLDEALAPNQKILVVLQFTGGNDGLNTIIPTKNDIYFKERTNIAIRDSLSLNDEAGINPALSYFKDLFDNGELSVLNNVGYPDPDKSHFRSMDIWHSASRSDEFLETGWLGRFLDEECYRCEHPTQALEVDDMLSLALKGENNKAFAFKDPKRLYQTSQEKYFKSLYDHHHDDETVSYLYQTLGSTINNADYIFEKSKSKKTDQIYPNSQLGKDFKTVASLIKSDINTQVYYLSVGSFDTHINQNERQKKLFSDINDAVKSFVADLKSNGLFNDVLLMTFSEFGRRVAQNASNGTDHGTANQMFFISGGLKKKGLLNALPNLQQLNEGDLIYTEDFRKVYATILKNWLKADSSKVLGWKNGIYDFI, via the coding sequence ATGTTAATTAAAAGAAGAGAATTCCTCAAAATAAGTTCATTAGCTACAGCATCTTTGGTGATGCCTAATTTTCTGAAAGCAATGACATTGGATGAAGCGCTGGCCCCGAACCAGAAAATACTGGTAGTCCTGCAGTTTACAGGTGGTAACGACGGTTTGAATACCATCATACCAACGAAAAATGATATTTATTTTAAGGAAAGAACCAATATTGCCATCAGAGATTCTTTGTCTTTGAATGATGAAGCGGGAATCAATCCTGCACTTTCTTACTTTAAGGACCTTTTTGACAACGGTGAACTTTCAGTCCTGAACAATGTAGGCTATCCGGATCCTGACAAATCCCATTTCAGAAGTATGGACATCTGGCATTCTGCAAGCCGCAGTGACGAATTTCTGGAAACCGGCTGGCTGGGACGCTTTCTGGATGAAGAATGCTACCGCTGTGAGCACCCTACCCAGGCGCTGGAAGTAGATGATATGTTAAGTCTTGCCTTGAAAGGAGAAAACAATAAGGCATTTGCATTTAAAGATCCCAAAAGACTGTATCAGACCAGTCAGGAAAAATATTTCAAATCTCTGTATGACCATCACCACGATGATGAAACCGTTTCCTATTTATACCAGACTCTTGGCTCCACGATCAATAATGCCGATTATATTTTTGAAAAAAGCAAATCTAAAAAAACAGACCAGATCTATCCGAATTCACAGTTAGGAAAGGATTTTAAGACCGTAGCTTCACTCATCAAATCTGATATTAACACCCAGGTTTATTATCTTTCTGTGGGAAGTTTTGATACCCATATCAACCAGAACGAAAGACAAAAAAAACTGTTCAGTGATATCAATGATGCAGTAAAATCTTTTGTAGCCGATCTGAAAAGCAACGGACTTTTCAATGATGTTCTGTTGATGACTTTTTCAGAGTTCGGACGTCGTGTCGCACAGAATGCAAGCAACGGAACTGACCACGGAACAGCCAATCAGATGTTTTTTATCAGCGGAGGTCTTAAAAAGAAAGGACTTCTGAATGCGCTTCCCAATTTACAACAGCTGAATGAAGGTGATCTGATCTATACGGAAGATTTTAGAAAAGTGTATGCAACGATTCTTAAAAACTGGCTCAAAGCAGATTCTTCCAAGGTATTGGGCTGGAAAAACGGGATCTATGATTTTATATGA